The Streptomyces rimosus genomic interval GTGCAGGTGGCCCCCCGGGACCTTCAGCTTCAGCGCGTCCCGCAGCAGCGTCGCCCGGTAGCCGATCTCGTTGGACAGGTAGTCACCGCCCCCGCCCGCGCGGGCCGTCGAGCCCGGCGTCGGCCCGTCCGGCCGCTCGACGGGCGACGAGCCGCCCGCCGGGATCTCGGTCACCGCCGTGTTGTCCCGCACCGGGAACGGCCCGGTGGAGGCCGCGGTGAGCTGCGCGTACGGCAGGGTCGTGGTGGTCCACTGCGGCTGCGGCCGGACGGTCGGCACGCCCTTCGGCACGGGCACCGTCTCGGTGCGCGACTCCCGCGCGTTGTCCGGATAGCCGCCCCGCCAGGCGCCGTTGGTCCGCTCCAGGTCGAAGCGCCCCGGCCGACCCTGGCTGATGGTGGTGAACAGGTCTACCTGCCGCGGCCCGCGCCGGAAGTACGGCAGGAGCGTGCGCTCCACCGTGCCGGCCGCGAAATCGGCCCACCGTACGGGGAAGACGGCGGTCTCGACGCGGGCGAGCCGCCCCGAGGACGTACGGACCGTGGTGCCGTCCAAGGCGAGCGCCGCGGCCCCGGACGGGTTGCTGCGCCGGGCGTCCGCGTCCAGCTGGAAGGGGTCGAAGCCGGTCACCACGACGCGCAGCACCCGGGTCTTGGCGTGCCCGCCGCGGGGCAGGTCGATCGAGTCCTGCCCGCGTGAACCGCGCTCCAGCGCCCCCATCAGCGCGTCCCGCTGGTTCGCGCTCAGCCGGAAGTCCGGCTTCCACTCCCGTAGCGCCTTGGTCATCCCCAGCCGTGCCCAGTACAGCGGCCGGTCGTCGTCCCGGCTCAGGTCGCCGCCCTGCGGCCCGCGCCCCTGGACGCGGTCCACGGCGCGGCGCCACAGGCCGCGCCCCGCCTCCGTGACGTACCGTTTCGCCGCCCCGTACGAGTCCACCCGCGCGAGCCCGCCGGCGAACGTCCCGGCCACCCCGGCGAACCCGCTGCGCCGCAGGATCTCCTGCGGCACGTGCTGCGACAGCCGCTGCTCCTCGACGGTGGGAGCGGCCGTCGCCTGCCGGGCGGCGGCGGTGACGGGGGAGGCCGCCGTGGCGGAAGGGGCGCTGAGGGCGAGCGGGGCGGCGGTCAGCAACGCGGCGCCGACGACGCCCACCTTGGTGCGTATGTGTCTCATGGGGTGAGTAAAGCGGCGGTGCGCTGATCGCGGAAGGGGTTGCTC includes:
- a CDS encoding C15 family peptidase, giving the protein MRHIRTKVGVVGAALLTAAPLALSAPSATAASPVTAAARQATAAPTVEEQRLSQHVPQEILRRSGFAGVAGTFAGGLARVDSYGAAKRYVTEAGRGLWRRAVDRVQGRGPQGGDLSRDDDRPLYWARLGMTKALREWKPDFRLSANQRDALMGALERGSRGQDSIDLPRGGHAKTRVLRVVVTGFDPFQLDADARRSNPSGAAALALDGTTVRTSSGRLARVETAVFPVRWADFAAGTVERTLLPYFRRGPRQVDLFTTISQGRPGRFDLERTNGAWRGGYPDNARESRTETVPVPKGVPTVRPQPQWTTTTLPYAQLTAASTGPFPVRDNTAVTEIPAGGSSPVERPDGPTPGSTARAGGGGDYLSNEIGYRATLLRDALKLKVPGGHLHTPVLQFGAGNTDPKTGEVTDPDFVRNRTTITGQVRSILTTALSVASGTMEK